The proteins below are encoded in one region of Silene latifolia isolate original U9 population chromosome 2, ASM4854445v1, whole genome shotgun sequence:
- the LOC141637055 gene encoding uncharacterized protein LOC141637055: MAVVSNKILSELLKLEPLDGMNYKRWSQKLLMYFEQLEIDYVLFSDPPAAVTTSSVETTPPSSVAVKSNEESIKKHDQDNKTAKFHLLTHMSNTLFDLFSVHKSSRTIWELLKKKYGADDAGKKKYVVGQLLGFQMVDDKPIMEQVHVYENWCADVTNEGMKLDEIFLSNVLLEKFPPSWNEYRNHLKHKKKDLSLQELIGHMRTEEANCLKDKLVQLSLTTTKANLVETGGSSRDDKYKGKGKAKAGQGQSKGQNAKKSGQGKFTKPASKIQKSSQNLVCYVCGKTGHKAYQCPQKKVAAEANVAEKDDIIAAVVVEANLVANASDWILDTGASRHLCANKDLFAEFEDVADGECVYMGNSSSAVITSKGNIFLKLTSGKTLALNNVLYVPTLRRNLVSSVLLNKAGHVNVDSIKKLRSMSLIPSLTTEVFDKCPSCVEAKFSKKPSRPITTRQTNLLELIHTDLADFKNSMSRGGKHYYVTFIDDFSRYTKVYLLRNKSEAEDMFLKFKTEVENQLDRKIKRVRFMSLSDRSISEARDAEFFEQVFPLKKKTVSDVPVVPVVPVNPVDSSMHASTSTSVDHTVEPRRSKRPRVEKNYGSDFIRTDAIRLHLSEIAGDICAFDELVSAFLIEDDPKTYDEAMRSIDIVFWKEAIKNELDSIVSNQTWELTDLPKGEADVILGVRALKTPNGISLSQSHYVEKVLKKFNSFDVTPARTPYDASVSLCKNLGDSVSQEEYARIIGSVMFLMNCNDEIHSTSGYVFTLGGGAISWKSAKQTCIASSTMESEFIALELAGQEADWLRNLLADVSIFMPYYEVIQFYAKVDGSHTISLYKSCMLQPVVIQAANNSIPNSPGFGPSVDTSSLFLNCNKNTKNNQMSKERLAEMEYNIEDLAGVVNVMVRAINEFLAIEEYCSLKVLLLKYRGT, from the exons ATGGCTGTCGTCTCAAACAAAATCCTGTCTGAATTGTTGAAATTGGAACCCTTAGACGGTATGAACTACAAAAGATGGTCTCAGAAATTGCTTATGTATTTTGAACAATTAGAAATCGACTATGTCTTATTTTCTGACCCTCCTGCTGCTGTAACCACTTCTAGTGTAGAGACTACCCCACCTTCGTCTGTTGCTGTCAAATCGAATGAGGAGTCTATTAAGAAACATGATCAGGATAACAAAACTGCTAAGTTTCATCTCCTTACTCATATGTCGAATACCCTCTTTGACTTATTTTCGGTTCATAAATCTTCTAGAACCATATGGGAGTTGTTAAAGAAAAAATATGGGGCTGACGATGCGGGTAAGAAAAAATATGTTGTCGGGCAGTTGCTTGGGTTTCAAATGGTAGATGACAAACCAATTATGGAGCAAGTTCATGTTTATGAGAACTGGTGTGCTGATGTCACTAATGAGGGAATGAAACTAGATGAAATATTTTTGTCTAATGTTTTGCTAGAAAAGTTTCCCCCTTCCTGGAATGAGTATAGGAACCATTTGAAACATAAGAAAAAAGATTTGTCCCTTCAAGAGCTGATAGGCCATATGAGGACTGAAGAAGCCAATTGTCTGAAAGATAAGTTAGTCCAATTGTCTCTTACCACTACCAAAGCCAATCTTGTTGAAACTGGTGGGTCTTCAAGAGATGATAAGTacaagggtaagggaaaggctaAAGCTGGTCAGGGTCAATCCAAGGGTCAGAATGCTAAGAAGTCTGGTCAAGGGAAGTTCACCAAACCTGCCTCCAAGATCCAAAAGTCAAGTCAGAATCTGGTGTGCTATGTTTGTGGGAAAACAGGTCACAAAGCTTACCAGTGTCCTCAAAAGAAAGTTGCTGCTGAAGCTAATGTTGCTGAAAAGGATGATATTATTGCTGCTGTAGTGGTTGAGGCTAATCTGGTTGCAAATGCTAGTGATTGGATTCTGGATACAGGGGCTTCAAGGCATCTTTGTGCTAATAAGGATCTCTTTGCTGAATTCGAAGATGTTGCTGATGGTGAATGTGTCTACATGGGTAACTCTTCCTCTGCTGTGATCACGAGCAAAGGCAATATCTTTCTCAAACTGACCTCAGGGAAAACTCTTGCTCTTAATAATGTTTTATATGTTCCTACtttgcgtcgaaacctcgtgtctaGTGTCTTACTTAACAAAGCTG gtcatgtgaatgttgattCGATTAAAAAACTTAGATCTATGTCGCTTATTCCATCGTTAACTACAGAAGTATTTGATAAATGTCCGAGTTGTGTCGAGGCTAAATTTTCTAAAAAACCAAGTAGACCTATTACAACTAGACAAACAAATCTTCtggagttaattcacaccgacctagccgATTTTAAAAATTCTATGAGCAGAGGTGGAAAACATTATTATGTCACTTTTATTGATGATTTTTCTAGATACACTAAGGTGTACTTACTTAGAAATAAAAGTGAAGCTGAGGACATGTTTTTAAAGTTTAAAACTGAGGTAGAAAATCAGCTTGATAGGAAGATTAAAAGAGTCAG GTTCATGTCTTTAAGTGACAGgtctatatctgaggctagagatgctGAGTTTTTTGAGCAGGTATTTCCTTTGAAGAAGAAGACTGTATCTGATGTTCCTGTTGTTCCTGTTGTGCCTGTTAACCCTGTTGACAGTTCTATGCATGCGAGTACTAGTACTTCTGTTGATCATACAGTTGAACCAAGAAGGAGCAAAAGGCCCAGAGTTGAAAAGAACTACGGGAGTGATTTCATCAGAACTGATGCTATCAGACTTCACTTATCTGAAATCGCAGGTGATATTTGTGCTTTTGATGAGCTTGTTTCTgcctttttaatagaagatgatccaAAAACATATGATGAGGCTATGAGATCTATAGATATTGTTTTTTGGAAAGAAGCTATTAAAAATGAACTAGATTCTATTGtttctaatcagacttgggagttaacTGATTTGCCTAAAG gagaagctgatgttatccttgGAGTTAGAGCTTTGAAAACCCCAAATGGAATATCCCTTAGTCAATcacattatgttgaaaaagtgttgaagaAATTTAACAGTTTTGATGTTACACCTGCTAGAACTCCTTATGATGCTAGTGTATCTTTGTGTAAGAACTTGGGTGATAGTGTCTCACAAGAAGAATATGCTAGAATTATAGGAAGTGTGATGTTCctcatgaact GTAATGATGAAATTCATTCCACTAGTGGTTATGTGTTCACCTTGGGTGGAGgagctatatcgtggaagtctgcAAAACAGACTTGTATAGCTAgctctaccatggaatctgagttcattgctcttgagttggcaggtcAAGAAGCAGATTGGTTGAGGAACTTACTAGCAGACGTGTctat TTTTATGCCATATTACGAGGTAATACAGTTTTATGCAAAAGTTGATGGAAGCCATACGATATCATTGTATAAAAGTTGTATGTTGCAACCAGTAGTTATTCAAGCAGCCAATAATTCAATTCCTAATTCACCCGGTTTTGGTCCTTCTGTTGATACGAG CTCATTATTTCTGAACtgcaacaaaaacacaaaaaataaccAAATGAGTAAAGAGAGGCTAGCTGAAATGGAGTACAATATTGAGGACCTGGCTGGAGTGGTTAATGTGATGGTCAGAGCCATCAATGAGTTC CTTGCTATTGAAGAGTATTGTAGCTTGAAAGTTTTGTTGCTTAAATATAGG GGTACCtga